In Bacillus sp. FJAT-45037, the following are encoded in one genomic region:
- a CDS encoding CYTH domain-containing protein — MSQEIEIEVKSLVNEKAFYDLLSMLQLSMEDASTQRNHYFETQHFHLKEKKSALRIREKNNTYTFTLKQPHSEGLLETHQKLTKSEATKAIETGYTPPGEIHNQLITLNIEPSELMFLGTLTTRRLEISYEDGLLCFDHSTYLDQEDYELEFEGHSLSHASDTIKSLFLQANVEMITTPNKVQRFFNRKQQINRD, encoded by the coding sequence ATGTCACAAGAAATTGAAATTGAAGTGAAATCACTTGTCAACGAGAAGGCATTCTATGATCTACTTAGCATGCTACAGCTCTCTATGGAAGATGCTTCCACTCAACGAAACCATTATTTTGAAACGCAACACTTTCACCTTAAGGAAAAAAAATCAGCTCTACGGATACGTGAGAAAAATAATACCTATACATTTACTCTAAAGCAACCTCATTCTGAAGGATTGCTTGAAACCCATCAAAAGCTTACAAAGTCAGAAGCAACAAAAGCAATAGAAACAGGGTACACTCCTCCTGGTGAGATTCACAATCAGCTCATAACGTTAAACATTGAACCAAGTGAACTAATGTTTCTTGGAACATTGACAACAAGAAGACTTGAGATCTCTTATGAAGACGGGCTTTTATGTTTTGATCACAGCACGTATTTAGACCAAGAGGATTATGAACTTGAGTTTGAAGGTCATAGCTTAAGTCATGCTTCAGATACAATAAAAAGCCTATTTTTACAAGCAAACGTTGAGATGATAACTACACCAAATAAAGTTCAAAGGTTTTTTAATCGCAAACAACAAATTAATCGTGACTAG
- a CDS encoding lytic transglycosylase domain-containing protein, which yields MDLTFLNPVHSITKPTMPYANQNEQASSIKSMFSSLLNSELQGTESTRAPQYRNSGLFFSESLRDRYLALQTMNGLPQQVPGTSIHQAASGTPPITSQSNASARLGQDVPFASQIETAASKFNLDPKLIYSVMKHESNFNPNARSHAGATGLMQLMPATARMLKVDNMLDPQQNIEGGAKYLRQMLDKYNGDIKLALAAYNAGPGNVDRYNGIPPFKETQAYVPKVYNTYVNA from the coding sequence ATGGATTTAACGTTTTTAAACCCTGTTCACTCCATAACCAAGCCAACTATGCCTTATGCTAATCAAAACGAACAAGCAAGCTCGATAAAATCCATGTTCTCATCGCTTTTAAACAGTGAATTACAAGGAACAGAGTCTACTAGAGCACCTCAATATAGAAATAGTGGATTATTTTTCTCAGAATCACTTAGGGATCGCTATCTTGCGTTACAAACCATGAACGGTCTACCACAGCAAGTGCCAGGCACTTCAATACATCAAGCGGCATCTGGTACACCGCCGATCACTTCTCAATCAAACGCTAGCGCACGATTAGGTCAGGATGTTCCTTTTGCTTCACAGATTGAAACAGCCGCATCTAAATTTAATCTTGATCCAAAGCTAATCTACTCCGTGATGAAACATGAATCAAACTTTAATCCGAATGCGAGAAGTCATGCGGGAGCAACTGGATTAATGCAACTCATGCCTGCGACAGCTAGAATGCTAAAAGTTGATAATATGTTAGACCCACAACAAAATATTGAAGGTGGCGCCAAATATTTGCGACAAATGCTCGATAAATACAATGGAGATATCAAACTTGCCCTTGCCGCTTATAATGCGGGGCCTGGAAATGTTGACCGCTATAACGGCATTCCACCATTCAAGGAAACTCAAGCCTATGTTCCAAAAGTTTACAACACCTATGTAAATGCATAA
- a CDS encoding ClpXP adapter SpxH family protein, with translation MNPKENNSSCDNDHGICGLDPLYSNQLKRKPLEIYTFIDPLCAECWAFEPIFKKLQVEYGAYFKSRILVAGRLQAWNFCQETQKGLARKSELAALWEKIANKTGMSCDGDVWYEHEWASPYKASISIKAAELQGPQAGARYLRKLREYLFLNKQNITEDEIILNCAKSAQLDLVEFKKDLDSPLAKKALQCDINTTNEMGVEMVPTFVFFNDKVEEEGISITGLYPYRVYVQMIEELLGHPPKKADPITIEEFLKRYKFVATIEIAVVFDLTQEEADKKLKRLKLQQKVEAVPVKYGTFWRYIEAS, from the coding sequence TTGAACCCAAAAGAGAATAATTCATCTTGTGACAACGATCATGGAATTTGTGGTCTGGACCCTTTATACTCTAACCAACTCAAACGAAAACCACTTGAAATATATACATTTATTGATCCTCTATGTGCGGAATGCTGGGCGTTTGAGCCAATCTTCAAAAAGCTCCAAGTGGAATATGGTGCGTATTTTAAAAGTAGAATTTTAGTAGCGGGACGCCTACAGGCTTGGAATTTCTGTCAAGAAACTCAAAAAGGATTGGCACGCAAAAGTGAACTCGCAGCACTTTGGGAAAAGATCGCTAATAAAACAGGAATGTCTTGCGATGGAGATGTGTGGTATGAGCACGAGTGGGCTTCACCTTATAAAGCATCAATCTCGATTAAGGCCGCTGAACTACAGGGCCCACAAGCAGGTGCTCGTTATTTACGTAAACTCAGAGAATATTTGTTTCTCAATAAACAAAATATCACAGAAGATGAGATCATCTTAAATTGCGCAAAATCAGCACAATTGGATTTAGTAGAGTTTAAAAAAGACCTAGACTCTCCACTTGCAAAAAAAGCTTTGCAGTGTGATATTAATACGACAAATGAAATGGGCGTCGAAATGGTTCCGACCTTTGTTTTCTTTAATGACAAAGTAGAAGAAGAAGGAATTAGCATTACTGGATTATACCCTTACCGTGTCTACGTACAAATGATTGAAGAATTACTTGGTCATCCTCCTAAAAAGGCTGACCCTATTACGATTGAAGAGTTTTTAAAGAGGTATAAATTCGTGGCAACGATTGAAATTGCTGTTGTATTTGACCTTACCCAAGAAGAAGCGG
- a CDS encoding globin domain-containing protein, which translates to MSNQQSPYEALGGEATLSKLVDTFYRYVAEHPDLAPLFPDDFTETARKQKQFLTQFLGGPSIYTEEHGHPMLRARHMPFVITNIQADAWLSCMSQAMDDTNITGNLRAYLMERLRMTAYHMVNH; encoded by the coding sequence ATGTCAAACCAACAAAGTCCGTACGAGGCTCTCGGCGGTGAAGCCACCTTATCAAAATTGGTCGACACCTTTTACCGTTATGTGGCCGAGCACCCTGACTTAGCTCCTTTATTTCCTGATGACTTTACTGAAACAGCGAGAAAACAAAAACAATTCCTTACTCAATTTCTCGGTGGACCTTCAATTTATACAGAAGAACATGGACATCCTATGTTAAGAGCTCGTCATATGCCATTTGTTATTACAAACATTCAGGCTGACGCATGGTTATCCTGTATGAGTCAAGCGATGGATGACACAAACATAACCGGTAATTTACGTGCATATTTAATGGAACGGTTAAGAATGACTGCTTATCACATGGTAAATCATTAA